In one Culex quinquefasciatus strain JHB chromosome 2, VPISU_Cqui_1.0_pri_paternal, whole genome shotgun sequence genomic region, the following are encoded:
- the LOC6031812 gene encoding CDK5RAP3-like protein produces MNEAEIPIDIHAGKLQDWLVSRRIVAKTWHQNVREVRSKISSALTDMPAHDGLVQLLMGAHINYFHCQQIIDILKTTEADSKNVFGRYGSQRMKDWQEILRLYERDSLYLAEAAQILVRNINFEVPGIRKQIKNFEQLAEEADKKIVDLQRSETVVMAEYQALCKQLGIAGDNVRQELVKKVGELPEMLNKIAASVPALKKAIELYGAFLSNAGCLPVLRHVAITGNTTVYEFLYSEPPLSIEEPPVKFKTDEEPAEDPAGGIDFGDDNTGAIDFGGDAGTIDFGGADEVNLEVGDIDWGAPADEAGGAEIDFSISLEESGIVVESDGNAGGVARGDEAYCMFDSPEYREKFINELLELEAFLRMRLYELSTADKVQILSLTMMDNFPDHDAKSLTEMLSHVDVVYSNLSSAQIQHLHQIKHSPKYVDILTGKLKQKLLAVEKMKDTGRLKRDQAASFRSQGADLQPTLAKVIEQTRTLQGQIEADISRRYKNRVVNLMGANL; encoded by the exons ATGAAC GAAGCGGAAATCCCCATCGACATCCACGCCGGCAAGCTGCAGGACTGGCTTGTGTCGCGGCGGATCGTGGCCAAAACCTGGCACCAAAATGTTCGCGAAGTTCGCAGCAAAATCAGCAGCGCCCTCACGGACATGCCCGCCCACGACGGGCTGGTCCAGCTGTTGATGGGAGCCCACATCAACTACTTCCACTGCCAGCAAATAATCGACATCCTGAAGACGACGGAGGCCgactcaaaaaatgtgtttggcCGGTACGGCAGCCAGCGGATGAAGGACTGGCAGGAGATATTGCGGCTGTACGAACGGGACAGTTTGTACCTGGCGGAGGCGGCCCAGATTCTGGTGCGGAACATCAACTTTGAAGTGCCTGGGATTCGGAAGCAAATCAAGAACTTTGAACAGCTGGCCGAGGAGGCCGACAAGAAGATTGTGGACTTGCAGCGCTCGGAAACGGTCGTGATGGCCGAATATCAGGCGCTTTGCAAACAGCTCGGCATTGCCGGCGACAACGTCCGTCAGGAGCTGGTGAAGAAGGTGGGCGAACTGCCCGAAATGCTCAACAAGATAGCTGCGTCGGTTCCAGCTCTGAAAAAGGCCATTGAGTTGTATGGCGCCTTCTTATCGAACGCTGGCTGCTTGCCGGTGCTGCGTCACGTTGCGATAACGGGGAACACCACCGTGTACGAGTTCCTGTACTCGGAACCGCCGCTGTCCATCGAAGAACCACCCGTCAAGTTTAAAACGGACGAGGAACCAGCAGAAGATCCCGCCGGGGGAATCGACTTTGGTGATGACAACACGGGTGCCATCGACTTTGGCGGAGACGCTGGAACGATCGATTTTGGGGGTGCCGACGAGGTTAACCTGGAAGTTGGGGACATCGATTGGGGAGCTCCGGCCGACGAAGCGGGTGGCGCAGAAATTGACTTCAGCATTTCGCTGGAAGAGAGCGGAATTGTCGTTGAAAGTGATGGCAACGCGGGAGGGGTGGCACGCGGGGACGAGGCGTACTGCATGTTTGATTCGCCCGAGTATCGGGAAAAATTTATCAACGAGCTGCTCGAGTTGGAAGCGTTTTTGCGGATGAGGTTGTACGAGCTGAGCACGGCCGACAAGGTGCAGATTCTGTCGCTGACGATGATGGACAACTTTCCGGATCACGACGCGAAAAGTTTGACGGAGATGTTGTCCCATGTGGACGTGGTGTACAGCAATTTAAGCAGCGCCCAGATTCAGCACCTGCACCAGATTAAACATTCCCCCAA ATACGTGGACATCCTGACCGGCAAGCTGAAGCAGAAGCTGCTCGCAGTCGAAAAGATGAAGGACACGGGCCGGCTGAAGCGCGACCA
- the LOC6031813 gene encoding proteasome subunit alpha type-1: protein MFRNQYDSDVTVWSPQGRLHQVEYAMEAVKLGSATVGLKNKEYAVLIALKRASSELSSYQKKIISIDDHLGISIAGITADARILSRYMRQECLNYKYSYDDNYPVGRLIANVGNKMQVCTQRYDRRPYGVGLLVAGYDDQGPHIYQTCPSANFFDCKAMSIGSRSQSARTYLEKHLAQFPDCTKEELIRHGVQALQDTLPNEVELNNKNISIAIVGKGEKFHILEENENAQYLTNIVRRGGGGGGGGAAQAGTSGGQPPADDDQPQPPNDPADPTPAVAMES, encoded by the exons ATG TTCCGGAACCAGTACGACAGTGATGTGACCGTGTGGAGTCCCCAGGGCCGGCTGCACCAGGTCGAGTATGCGATGGAGGCGGTCAAGCTGGGCTCAGCCACGGTGGGTCTCAAGAACAAGGAGTACGCCGTGCTGATTGCGCTGAAGCGAGCTTCGTCGGAACTTTCGTCGTATCAGAAGAAGATTATTTCGATCGATGACCATCTGGGCATTTCGATCGCCGGAATTACGGCGGATGCCCGCATTTTGAGCCGTTACATGCGCCAGGAGTGTCTGAACTACAAGTACTCGTACGATGACAACTATCCGGTGGGCCGTTTGATTGCCAACGTCGGCAACAAGATGCAGGTTTGCACTCAACGGTACGATCGCCGTCCGTACGGAGTGGGCCTGCTGGTGGCCGGTTACGACGACCAGGGACCGCACATCTACCAGACGTGCCCGAGCGCCAACTTCTTCGACTGCAAGGCGATGTCGATTGGGTCGCGTTCGCAAAGTGCTCGAACCTACCTGGAGAAGCACCTGGCCCAGTTCCCGGACTGCACCAAGGAGGAGCTGATCCGTCACGGCGTGCAGGCGCTGCAGGACACGCTGCCGAACGAGGTCGAGCTGAACAACAAGAACATTTCGATTGCCATCGTGGGCAAGGGCGAAAAGTTCCACATTCTGGAGGAGAACGAGAACGCCCAATATCTGACGAACATTGTGCGCCGCGGTGGAGGAGGTGGTGGCGGCGGTGCTGCCCAGGCCGGAACTAGCGGTGGACAACCGCCAGCGGACGACGATCAGCCGCAGCCCCCAAACGACCCGGCGGACCCGACCCCAGCCGTCGCGATGGAGTCCTAA